The window CGCCCCCGTGGTGTCGCTGAGCCTCGGCGACACCTGCGTCTTCCGCTTCGGCAACACCGAGTCGAGAGGCCGCCCGTACACGGACGTGGAACTGCGCAGCGGCGACCTGTTCGTGTTCGGCGGCGGGTCCCGGCTCGCCCACCACGGGGTACCGCGCGTCCACGCGGGCACGGCGCCGCCCGAGTTGGGACTCACCGGCCGGCTGAACGTCACCCTGCGCGTGAGCGGCCTCCAGGCCGGCTGACCGGTCACCGGGCGACCGGATCATGGGAGACTCGCCCTCATGAGCGGCAAGGCGGCCCCCAGAGCTGCGGGAGAAGGAAGCATCAGGACACGGCTGGACCGAGGGCGCGGTGCGCTCGGGCCCGCGCTGGAGCTCGTGCACACGGGACGCGCGCCGACACGGGCCGTGCTCACCGCCGAGCTGGGTGTCACGCGCGCGACGGCCGGCGCGGTCGCCGCGGAGCTGGAGGCGCTCGGCCTGATCCACGTCGACGCCCGCCCCGGCGCGGCCGCCGGTTCCCAGGGCCGCCCCTCGCACCGCCTCGAACTCGCCGAGGACGGGCCCGTCGCCCTCGCCGCGCAGATCCACGCCGACGGCTTCCGGGCCGCCCTGGTCGGCCTCGGCGGCCGGATCGTGGCGACCGCCCCCGGCTGCGAGACCGTGGACGCCGACCCGGCGAAGGTGCTCGGCTCGGTCGTGGAGGCGGGCGCCGAACTGCTCCGGGAGACGGGACGCCGCTGCGTGGGCGCCGGACTGGCCGTCCCGTCGGCCGTGGCGGAACCCGAGGGCACCGCACTCAACCCGCTCCACCTGGCCTGGCCGGCCGGCGCGCCCGTTCGGGAGATCTTCGCGGAGCGCGTCCGTGCGGCCGGCCTCACCGGACCGGCGTTCGCCGCCAACGACGTCAATCTCGCCGCGCTCGCCGAGCACCGGCACGGCGCGGGCCGCGGCGCCCGCGACCTGCTGTGCGTGGCGACCGGGCACCGGGGCGTCGGTGGCGCGCTGGTGCTCGACGGCCGCCTGCACACGGGCAGTTCGGGCCTCGCGCTCGAAGTCGGCCACCTCACGGTCAACCCGGAGGGCCGTCCCTGCCACTGCGGCAGCCGGGGATGCCTGGACGTCGAGGCGGACCCGCTGGCCTTCCTCACGGCGGCCCACCGTGACCCCGGACCCGAGGTGTCACTACTCCAGCAGGCCAACGACCTGATCCGCGGCCAGTACGCCGACCCGACCGTACGCACCGCCGTCGAGGCACTGATCGACCGGCTGGGCCTGGGCCTCGCGGGCCTGGTGAACATCCTCAATCCGGACCGCATCATCCTCGGCGGCCTGCACCGCACCCTCCTCGACGCGGACCCGGCGAGGCTGCGGGCCGTGGTGGCCGACCGCAGCCTGTGGGGGCAGAGCGGAGGCGTACCCATCCTGGCCTGCACGCTGGACCATAACAGCCTGGTCGGGGCTGCCGAGCTGGCGTGGCAGCCGGTGCTCGACGATCCGATCACGGCACTGGCACGGGTCTGAGACCTGCCTCTGCTCGGAGGCCGTCGAGCCACGTCAAGCGGCCGAGCCGACGTCGAGCCCGCAGGCCCGCAAGCCCGCAAGCTGTCAGGCCCTTGGTCCGTCGATCCGGAGCCCGCGCCGCGGTGCCCGCCCCCGTGCCATGGTGCCGGACGGCCTACGCCCACCCGACGGCGTACGCCCGTTGCGGGTTCGCCGTCAGGATGCGTTCCACCAGTCCTTCTCCCAGGGTGCGTTCGAGTCTCGGGCGGATGCGCCGCAGCAGGTACGGCATCCCCGGCCCGCCATTCACCGA of the Streptomyces aurantiacus genome contains:
- a CDS encoding ROK family protein, whose amino-acid sequence is MSGKAAPRAAGEGSIRTRLDRGRGALGPALELVHTGRAPTRAVLTAELGVTRATAGAVAAELEALGLIHVDARPGAAAGSQGRPSHRLELAEDGPVALAAQIHADGFRAALVGLGGRIVATAPGCETVDADPAKVLGSVVEAGAELLRETGRRCVGAGLAVPSAVAEPEGTALNPLHLAWPAGAPVREIFAERVRAAGLTGPAFAANDVNLAALAEHRHGAGRGARDLLCVATGHRGVGGALVLDGRLHTGSSGLALEVGHLTVNPEGRPCHCGSRGCLDVEADPLAFLTAAHRDPGPEVSLLQQANDLIRGQYADPTVRTAVEALIDRLGLGLAGLVNILNPDRIILGGLHRTLLDADPARLRAVVADRSLWGQSGGVPILACTLDHNSLVGAAELAWQPVLDDPITALARV